The Flaviramulus sp. BrNp1-15 genome includes the window GTTTAAAAAATAAAAAATTGTTAAACGTTAACATTTTATTAGAAAGAGTCTTAAATTTAGATTCTAATATAAAATAGTTTAAATAGTGGCTTCAAAATACACAAAAGTCTTTCTTTTAATTTTAGTTGTAAATTCCTTTTTTTCTAAAATCAATTCGCAAGAAGATTTATTAATAAACGCTTATAACAGAACATCTACATCATTAAACGGACAGTGGAATTATATTGTAGATCCTTACGAAAATGGTTACTATGATTACCGTTATGAAGCTTTTGATAAAGCAGAATCACCAAATATTAGTGCTTATTTTTTGAACTCCAAACCAAAAGATAAATCAGATAGAATTGAATACGACTTCGATTTGTCAGAAACCATTACGGTTCCCGGAGATTGGAATACACAAGACGATAAGTTGTTTTTTTACGAAGGAACTGTTTGGTACAAAAAATCATTTGATTATGAAAAAGCTAATAATAGTAACCGTGTATTTGTATATTTTGGAGGCGTAAATTATTTAGCAGAAGTTTATCTAAATGGAAAAAAAATAGGAATTCATGAAGGTGGGTTTACATCTTTTAATTTTGAAATTACTTCCCTGTTAAAGGACAAAGACAATTTTTTGATTGTAAAAGTAGATAACAAACGAAAAAAAGAAAATGTACCAACTTTAAATACCGATTGGTGGAATTATGGAGGAATAACTCGAGATGTAAAACTTATTGAAACGCCTTCAACTTATATACAAGATTATGTTATTCAACTAGATCCTGGAAATAAAGATCTAATAAAAGGTTATATTAAATTAAAAGGTGAAGATATTGCTGGTAAAACATTAAAAATCAACATTGAAGAACTTGATATCTCTAAGTTTTTTAAGACTAATGAAAATGGAGAAGCTTTAGTAGAAATTAAAACTAATAACATTTCGTATTGGTCAGACACTAATCCTAAATTGTATGATGTAATCATTGAATCAGGAGATGATGTAATCACAGATCAAATAGGGTTTAGGACAATTAAAACTTCTGGACAAAATATACTTTTAAACGACAAACCTATTTTTCTAAAGGGTATTTCAATACATGAAGAAAACCCTGTTAAAGGCGGTAGAGCAAACACCATTGAAGATGCTCAATTACTTCTTAATTGGGCGAAAGAATTGGGCTGTAATTATGTACGGTTAGCACACTATCAACATAATGAACACATGATTCGTGTTGCAGATCAAATGGGAATAATGGTTTGGGAAGAAAACCCTGTGTATTGGACTATTCAATGGCAAAACACAAATACTTATAACAATGCTAAAAATCAATTAACAGAATTGATTAATAGAGATAAAAATAGGGCTGCAACAATTATATGGTCTATGGCAAACGAAACACCGGTTAGTGATGCCAGAAATACATTTTTAATTAACTTAACAAAAGAAGCAAGACGTATTGATTCTACAAGGCTTATTAGTGCTGCTTTAGAACAAAGTACAGATAAAAACAATCCTGATGTTATGCATATAGACGACCCCTTTGCTGACTATTTAGATGTACTTAGCTTCAATGAGTATATTGGTTGGTATGTTGGTTTACCAGAACGATGTCGGGAAGTCATTTGGGAAATTGAACAAAATAAACCGGTATTAATTTCAGAATTTGGCGCAGGAGCAAAGGCAGGTTTACATGGTGATAAACTTGAAAGATGGACAGAAGAGTTTCAAGAGTCAGTATACATTGAAACATTGAATATGATTGATAAAATACCTCAATTGCGCGGTTTTTCACCTTGGATTCTTGTTGATTTTCGATCTCCAAGACGTCATTTACCTATAATACAAGATGGTTGGAACAGGAAAGGGTTAATATCTTCTGAAGGCAAAAAGAAAAAAGCATTTTTTGTATTAAGAAAATATTATAATAATAAAAACTAATTAAACCTTAGTTGCTAATTCATTCAATATCAATAAATTATTATTTGTATTCCTATGTAGTTCTCTACAATTTTTACAACCTCAAAAACCTTAAACTCATTAAATTAATGAATAATATGTAGTTGAAAATTAAGGTTTTACTTAAAACTTAGTCTTGTTTTGTCGATAATTATTGCATATAATTTCTTTTTATCGTAGAATTTTATAGTTCAAACGATTTTTTTATGTGACTAAGCCTTAGTTGTTTAGTTTTGAGATAATTAAAAATTCAGCCCCATGAAAAATTTAAATTCTTTTGTTTGTTTAGTTTTCTTTATAAGCACTTTTAATGTGATAAATGCACAGGATACATCATCTGTTTCAGATGAAATTCCTCAAAATTACAAGAAGCGTAGTCCTATTTATGATTATTCTGAAAAACAACTAAACAACGTTGATACCATTCCAGATTTTGCATCAAAATCAAATAAATTAAAAATTACTGGTACTATATATGAAAGTGATGGTGTTACACCTGCGAAAAATGTATTGCTTTTTATACACCAAACTGATGAGAATGGAAATTTTGAATTAAAAAGAGAAAACAAAAAGCGCTATGTGCACCATAGAGGTTGGGTGAAAACTGATGCTGATGGACGTTATACTTTTTACACATTTGTTCCAGGATCTTATATATACGGTAATGAATTAAAACAGATATTACCTATTATAAAAGAACCAGGAAAACCAGAGCAAAAAATTGAAACCTTTGTTTTTGATGATGACCCTTTATTAAAAGATGCATGTCGTGAAAAAATAGAAAAAACCAACCCAAACAGAATCCTCAAACTTGATAAAAAAGAAGGTTTATTCGTAGCTAAAAGAGATATTATTTTAGGTAAAGAAGAAAGTGCATCATATTAAAAATGTATCAACTACCACAACATTAAACCAATAAAGCACAGAAAAGACCATAATGTGTATATTATTATGGTATTATTGAAAAACAAAATCTCATCACTATCCTTTCGCATCATTATTGGTAATATAAAGGGTGGAGGCAATATAATAAATGCCATAAATGCTTTAAAAAACAAAGAGTCTATTTCTCCTAAAATTAAGACCAATAGTTGATAAAGCCCCAAACCTAAAACCATTACCACTGCAAAACGAATGAAAATCATTTTAAAAGACGCCATCCAATTGGCTGATTTTAATCGTAATGAATACCCCACTACAATTAGAATTAAAGGCGATGTAATAACCGCTAAAATTTCTAAAGTTTGAATAATACCATAGCCAATTAAATTAGCTTCAATTGTAGAATGAATACCAGTTACATTTACCAAGATACCAACTACAATGGCGATTATTATAGGCGATTTTAAAAATGAAAGAAAACTATTAACAAAACTTACAGAATCTGAGTTCTTGTGTTTTAAAATTGGCGCATAAACAAACCAAATAAATAGTTCGTGACCAAGACCAATTAAAGCAAAAAGTGATAAATTTTCAATACCCCAAATTGAAGTAAATAAAGCCACACCAAGCATACCAAATTCAAAACCAGTGAAATATGGTGCTGTATACTCAAATTTTAGTTTTGATTTAAGTAAAAACCCGATTACATAAAGCAGGCAGCAATATGCAAAAACAAGTAGAAATAGTAAAGTGTAATTAAGTTCTAAATCAGCTTTACTAAATGCAAAAAAAAGAGCAGCAGGAAGTGAGATTTTTAAAATAATAAACTTTAATCCACTAATAACATCTTCGTTAATCTCTCTAGATTTTTGAAGAATAACACCAATTAATAAAATAAAAAGTAGAGGAAGGATTTTTGATATAACTAAACTCATAAGTTTGCTAAGATAGAAATAAAATAAATTTTATTTCTATCTATTAATCACCCATTAGGATAGAATCTAGTTAAAAGGTACTATAATATATATTATAGTACCTTTTATAAATACAATACTCATTTGTAAAAAGCGAATGGAAAAGACTATATTAAATTTAGTATTTATTTGATATCAAATACTTATAAGAATAGCTATTATATTTGTTTTTTATGTAAATGGCCATTACTAATTATATAAACAGTATTTTCATAATAGTTTGAAGTAATCACTTCACTTATACCTATATATAATAATTTCCATGCCTCACCACCATCTTCTGTATAAAGAACACCACCGTTATTAGTTATAACAACACCTTTTAATGAGTCAAAAAAGATAATTTTATTAATGCTTTCATTTGTAGTTGATAAACTCGGTATTTCATTGGTTTCCCATCCGTTTTCCATGTTGGTTGTATAATACAAACCACCAGTATTACCAATTAATTGTGTTAAACTTAACCATGATTTTTCACTATCAAAAGAATAAGATAACAGACTATTTTCAATTGATATATTTAAATTTTGAGTTGTCCAATTTTCACCATTGTCAGTTGTTTTTATAATCTCATTAGCTTCTTTATTTAAAAACAGAATTTCATTTTCATTTTTTTGAGCAATTTCAATTTTAAATGTAGGCACATTAAGCATCAAGGTTTCTTCCCAGGTGTTACCAGCATCAATAGTTTTAAATACATGAGTGTTTCCCAATTTATCTGCTAAAAGAAAGCCTTCAGATTCATTTATGAAAAATAGATTAGAAATTAAAAAACTAACGTCTAACACTGTAAAGTTCTCCCAAGTATTTCCACCATCAATTGTTTTTTTAAAGGTGTTTAAATTACCCTTGGCATAAACAGTATTGGTGTTAACTGCAGAAAAGAAAAAATCTGCAACATCTTCTTGAAAAATAGTAGTCCAAGTTTTTCCACCATCTACAGTTTTATCAATTCTAGACATGCTAACTGAATTGTCTATTTTAATAGCAAAACCTGTAGTGTTTGACACAAATTCTAATTGTGTATAATTATCAGTCTCTGTAGCTTCCCATTCTGGGTCAAGTATTTTTAAATATACTTCAGTATTACTTTCTGATTGGTCAAATTCAATAGATAATAAACCGCTTGACGCATTTTCTGGAATATTAAACGCAATATAATTATCTGTTACCATTGTAAGCAATAAAACTTCACCATTGAATAGTAAGGTAGGGTTATTATCTAAATCGGTACCATTAATTAATACTTCTGATCCTGCTTCAAAAATGTTAGGGGAAACTTCAGTAATAAATGGATTTTTCTCTTTAATGTCTGTTGATGAATCACAAGAATAAATTAAAGTTAATAGACTTAAAATGTAAAGTAGTTTTTTCATGACGTTTCTTATTTGTTGTTATGTTTAACAAATATCTTGCCGTTTTACATTTATTATATAACGGTATTTGGGTATTTTACAACTCACTGTTTTCTGGTATAGTTATATAAATTGTATTTCTTTTCTTTGTTTTATAATTATAATCAATGAAGTATTTACTCCTTTTCTTTTTAGTTCTAATAAATTTTAATGTGACAGCGCAAAATGGTGTTACAAAAGAGGATAATGAGATTTTAATGAATCTTAGGTGGCAACTTGACAATAAAAATGTTGATGAGGCAATAAGGAAAGCCGATTCTTTATATACATTATCAGTTGAAAACAACAGAAAATATCTAAAAATATTGATGCTAGATGTTTTAGCCGTTGGTCATTCTAAAAAAGGAGATTATGAAACGGCTAACAATTACTTTTTGAAGAAATATGAAGAAATTAGCAAGCTAAATGATTCTTACGTAAAAGACTCTTTACGTGTTGAAAATTTAAATATCCATGGAAATATCTATTTAGATCAAGGAAAATATTCAGAGGCTTCCGTTAACTTCCACAAATCGTTAGAAATAGGTCAGAAGCTTAATGATTCTATTTTAATTGGAGCCAGTTATAATTGGCTAGGAAACACATATGCAGAACAAGGTTTATTAGATGATGCTTTATTTTATTTTAAAGAATGTGTAAAATACGACACTTCATTAGGAATGAAAAATGTTATAGATAGCAATATAGGAGCTATTTATGCTGAGAAAAAAGATTTTGAAAAAGCCGAAGAATACCTTTTAGAATCCTTAAAAACAATAGATACAACCAATATTTACGATCTTTCTATAACATATAACAATCTTGCATATATTAATACTGAGAAGGGAAATCATCAAAAAGCACATACGTTATATTTAAAATCGTATGAATACGCTTCACAGGTAAACAACAAGCTATATCAATTAGAGAATAGGTTGAATTTAATAACGTCCTTTACTAATATTAATGATTTTAGCACAACAAAACAGTATATAAAAATATGTGATTCATTGGCAAAACACATTGATTCCAATGCATTAAAAATGGAATTATATCAAGTTATATATGAAAGTTCTGTAAAAATGAACGATTACAAAACTGCCTATGAGAATCTTGAAAAATATAATGTAGTATATGATAGCGTATATAGCTTAGAGCGAACGCAAATTGTTAAAGATTTAAAAATAAAACATGAGTCTGATTTAAAAGAATCTGAAATAGTAATGCAGCAAGAACTCATAAAAACCCAAAAAAAACAAAACAAGTGGCTTTTTGGTGGGTTAATAGCGCTTTTAGCATTGCTAGGAATATCTATTTTATTTTATAAACAACGCGTTTTAGCTCAAAAAAGGCTTCTTGAAAAACAACAAGAATTAGCCTCAGAAAAAATAAACAAACTTATTGAGACTGAAAAAGCTAAAAGCATACAATCGCATTTAGAAGGGCAAAATAAAGAACGAGAGCGTATTGCAAAAGATTTGCATGATAATATAAGTGGTAATCTAGCTGCTATTAAATTAAAAATGTCTGAGTTACAAAATCAGACTGAAGATATTCAGCAAATTGTAACCTCTTTAGATGATACCTACAACGAAGTACGCTCTATTTCACACGATTTAACTCCTAAAAAAGTATCTATAAACACCTTTACTGAACTTGTAGAACAGTTGATAGCGTTTAGAAATACATCTCAATTAACCGTGACTTTAGAGCTGTTTCCAATAGATGAATTAAACAAAATACCAGAAAATATACAAATAGAGACTTATAGTATTCTTCAAGAACTACTTACTAATATGCATAAACATTCTAAGGCTGATAAGGGAATTATAAGCATTACTTTACATGATAATTATATTAATATTCTAGTAGAAGATAACGGTATTGGTTTTAAAAAAGATTTAAATAAAGAGGGCATAGGCTTAAAAAACATAAAATCTAGAATTAGAAGTTTAAAAGGAAACTTTTATATTGAAAATCAAAAAGGAACTATTGTAAATATTAACATTCCAATTTAATAGAAAAATGGAGAATAATCAGGTTAAATTATTTATAGTCGACGATCATAAAATGTTTTTAGAGGGTATAACGTCTATATTAAACACCTTTGAAAACATTATTGTTTTAGGAACAGCAAAAAACGGGGAAGAAGCATTAAAATTGCTACCTAATTTTATGCCAGATGTATTAATAACAGATATTGATATGCCACAAATAGATGGCATAGAATTAACACAAAAAGTAAAATCTTTACACCCAAATGTTAGAATAATAGCTGTAAGTTCTCATTACAAAAGCAGCGTTATTTCAAAAGCTATTCAAGCAGGAATTGATGGCTATATACTTAAAAACACGGGGAAATTAGAATTATATAAAGCTATAGAATCGGTTTATAATAAAGAGAAATACTTTACAAACGAAGTAAAAGAGATTATAAATAATAGCATATTTAATGTAAAAAAGACAAAGGAAAATAAAGTTAATCTAAGTGATAGAGAAAAAGAGGTTTTAATTCACATTTCTAATGAAAAAAGCTCTCAAGAAATAGCAGAAATATTGTCCTTATCAGTTTATACCATTGAAACTCATCGTAAAAACTTAATGCGAAAAATAGGCACCAAAAACGTAGTTGGCTTGGTTAAATATGCTATTCAGCAAGGTATTGTTTAAAACAGAATATGAAAAGTGTAAAAAAAATAATTAAAATAAGCATTTCACTAAGTATACTCTATTTGTTTATTACTACATTAATTATGGGGTATGAGGATACTAATGAAAAAAAGGGAATATATAATTTTTATTGGTCTGGTATAAATGCGTTTTGGAAACCCAATAAAGACTTTGGGCTTAAAATCAATAAAACTATCCGCACCCATTTTAATGGTTTAGATGGTCCTTATGTTGTTGAAAATAAAGTCTATTCAATAAATGGAAACAACATTTTAGATAAAACTATTCTTGATAGTAGTAAAACTGTTAAAGTAAACACCAATTCTACTAAACTGAAATCATTTAAAGTAAAACTTAAAGACCAATATTTACCTGAAAACCAAATTTATAATGCGCCAGACAAATTAATAGCTATATCGGATGTAGAAGGCAATTTTAATGGGTTGTTGAGTTTTTTAATTGCTAACAACGTTATTGATGAGCATGCAAATTGGATTTTTAATGATGGACATTTAGTACTTAATGGTGATTTTTTTGATAGAGGCAATCAGGTAACTCAAGTATTATGGTTAATTTATCACTTAGAAAACCAAGCA containing:
- a CDS encoding response regulator transcription factor produces the protein MENNQVKLFIVDDHKMFLEGITSILNTFENIIVLGTAKNGEEALKLLPNFMPDVLITDIDMPQIDGIELTQKVKSLHPNVRIIAVSSHYKSSVISKAIQAGIDGYILKNTGKLELYKAIESVYNKEKYFTNEVKEIINNSIFNVKKTKENKVNLSDREKEVLIHISNEKSSQEIAEILSLSVYTIETHRKNLMRKIGTKNVVGLVKYAIQQGIV
- a CDS encoding IPT/TIG domain-containing protein, whose translation is MKKLLYILSLLTLIYSCDSSTDIKEKNPFITEVSPNIFEAGSEVLINGTDLDNNPTLLFNGEVLLLTMVTDNYIAFNIPENASSGLLSIEFDQSESNTEVYLKILDPEWEATETDNYTQLEFVSNTTGFAIKIDNSVSMSRIDKTVDGGKTWTTIFQEDVADFFFSAVNTNTVYAKGNLNTFKKTIDGGNTWENFTVLDVSFLISNLFFINESEGFLLADKLGNTHVFKTIDAGNTWEETLMLNVPTFKIEIAQKNENEILFLNKEANEIIKTTDNGENWTTQNLNISIENSLLSYSFDSEKSWLSLTQLIGNTGGLYYTTNMENGWETNEIPSLSTTNESINKIIFFDSLKGVVITNNGGVLYTEDGGEAWKLLYIGISEVITSNYYENTVYIISNGHLHKKQI
- a CDS encoding glycoside hydrolase family 2 protein, which gives rise to MASKYTKVFLLILVVNSFFSKINSQEDLLINAYNRTSTSLNGQWNYIVDPYENGYYDYRYEAFDKAESPNISAYFLNSKPKDKSDRIEYDFDLSETITVPGDWNTQDDKLFFYEGTVWYKKSFDYEKANNSNRVFVYFGGVNYLAEVYLNGKKIGIHEGGFTSFNFEITSLLKDKDNFLIVKVDNKRKKENVPTLNTDWWNYGGITRDVKLIETPSTYIQDYVIQLDPGNKDLIKGYIKLKGEDIAGKTLKINIEELDISKFFKTNENGEALVEIKTNNISYWSDTNPKLYDVIIESGDDVITDQIGFRTIKTSGQNILLNDKPIFLKGISIHEENPVKGGRANTIEDAQLLLNWAKELGCNYVRLAHYQHNEHMIRVADQMGIMVWEENPVYWTIQWQNTNTYNNAKNQLTELINRDKNRAATIIWSMANETPVSDARNTFLINLTKEARRIDSTRLISAALEQSTDKNNPDVMHIDDPFADYLDVLSFNEYIGWYVGLPERCREVIWEIEQNKPVLISEFGAGAKAGLHGDKLERWTEEFQESVYIETLNMIDKIPQLRGFSPWILVDFRSPRRHLPIIQDGWNRKGLISSEGKKKKAFFVLRKYYNNKN
- a CDS encoding tetratricopeptide repeat-containing sensor histidine kinase, producing MKYLLLFFLVLINFNVTAQNGVTKEDNEILMNLRWQLDNKNVDEAIRKADSLYTLSVENNRKYLKILMLDVLAVGHSKKGDYETANNYFLKKYEEISKLNDSYVKDSLRVENLNIHGNIYLDQGKYSEASVNFHKSLEIGQKLNDSILIGASYNWLGNTYAEQGLLDDALFYFKECVKYDTSLGMKNVIDSNIGAIYAEKKDFEKAEEYLLESLKTIDTTNIYDLSITYNNLAYINTEKGNHQKAHTLYLKSYEYASQVNNKLYQLENRLNLITSFTNINDFSTTKQYIKICDSLAKHIDSNALKMELYQVIYESSVKMNDYKTAYENLEKYNVVYDSVYSLERTQIVKDLKIKHESDLKESEIVMQQELIKTQKKQNKWLFGGLIALLALLGISILFYKQRVLAQKRLLEKQQELASEKINKLIETEKAKSIQSHLEGQNKERERIAKDLHDNISGNLAAIKLKMSELQNQTEDIQQIVTSLDDTYNEVRSISHDLTPKKVSINTFTELVEQLIAFRNTSQLTVTLELFPIDELNKIPENIQIETYSILQELLTNMHKHSKADKGIISITLHDNYINILVEDNGIGFKKDLNKEGIGLKNIKSRIRSLKGNFYIENQKGTIVNINIPI
- a CDS encoding AEC family transporter, which produces MSLVISKILPLLFILLIGVILQKSREINEDVISGLKFIILKISLPAALFFAFSKADLELNYTLLFLLVFAYCCLLYVIGFLLKSKLKFEYTAPYFTGFEFGMLGVALFTSIWGIENLSLFALIGLGHELFIWFVYAPILKHKNSDSVSFVNSFLSFLKSPIIIAIVVGILVNVTGIHSTIEANLIGYGIIQTLEILAVITSPLILIVVGYSLRLKSANWMASFKMIFIRFAVVMVLGLGLYQLLVLILGEIDSLFFKAFMAFIILPPPFILPIMMRKDSDEILFFNNTIIIYTLWSFLCFIGLMLW